In Alkalihalobacillus sp. TS-13, the following are encoded in one genomic region:
- a CDS encoding DUF1294 domain-containing protein, with translation MIISLLLLINLYGLIIMFIDKQKAKRHQWRVSEAHLWIVSLIGGAVGIFAGMQLFRHKTKHTSFRIGIPVLIVLQIALYIYLSANGKGLMTFTLT, from the coding sequence ATGATCATCTCCTTATTACTATTAATCAATCTCTACGGTCTCATCATCATGTTTATCGATAAACAAAAAGCTAAACGACACCAATGGAGAGTCTCTGAGGCTCATTTATGGATTGTATCTCTCATAGGTGGTGCAGTTGGCATTTTTGCAGGCATGCAGTTGTTCCGACATAAGACGAAACACACGTCCTTTCGTATTGGGATACCGGTTTTGATAGTTCTGCAGATCGCTCTTTACATCTACTTGTCCGCGAATGGTAAAGGTCTAATGACATTTACTCTCACATAA